The sequence GACTTGTAAGTTGGCGTAGAGATAAGTCTAAGATAAATAGAATTTCTCGGTTATTAAAAAATCGTAATTTGctttaaaaaacaaaattatttaGTATTGAATGAATGGGAGTAGAATGGATATAGAGGAATCATGCCCCAAATAGTATCGGATTGAGGCATAATTGATGGATTAATTTTCATATATAAATGAGCATAGAATATTGGAATAACTTATATCTACTTGCTGGAACCGTCTTGCTTTATCCCCATATTGATAACTGTGGTTCTACCATTATTTTTATCATGGCTATTCTATGGAGGTTTCTTGTGTTGACTAATAGAATCATAACGGTAAGGGATTGTTTCTTATATTAGAATTATTGTAGTTATAATGAAGCTGTAAAACCTGAGACATTTGTTGGATGATGCATCATGCATTATTTGCCATATATTTCCCTTCTGATTGTTAAGGGTGTGTTAAGGTATGTTGGAATTTCATTATACTGGTGATTTGTCTTTTGTGTATTTGGTTCCAGTGGTCAAGGCTTGCTGTGTCTAGTAAGGCTAGATACggaaaaggaaaaagactatGGAAAACCTTGAATAGGAGAGTTGTAACAAGTCTTGTACGAACTGTAAGTTCTCCATAGAGAATTGAAGCTGTCCCTAGGCTATATATCGTCTACCCTGTGAACCTTTGGTTTGTTTCATGTGGAAAATTACAAGATGTGATATTAATTCTCATCATTGCATATATTGCGCAGGAGGTACTTCCTAGATTATCTCCTCGTCTTGGTGTTGAGGCTGTCCACAAGAAGATTGCAGCCGCATTTACTGAATGAGCTCTCAACAAGAATTTTGAAGCCAGTTTATGCTCATATCGCAAGGGTGATACTATGGATGATATATACAGTTTACCTGTGTGATATGCCATAGAATATGAGAATACAAATGAGTAATActtgatatttatatattttaccGTTAATAAATTTGTCTGGTACTAAATATGCTAGTTGTTGTAGCTCCATTCTTGGCACAAGGCTGAAATGATCTAACCATTGCTAATCCTGCATCTGCGAGAAATTGCAATTTAAATGGAAGGTGACATTGCAACGACTTCTCTTGTGAAATTCAATTTGGCAGAACAAATATTGCACGAGATAGGATCCATAGTTTGTCGGCCAAGTTCGGGGAAACAGATGAGCTGATTAGCTGATTTACTGAAAACTCTGAAGCTTATAAAAGGAAGATATTTCCAAATGTTGCATTAACTCTGGAGTCCTTTACTGAAAATTCACCCGCACATAAATATGAGTAAAAGGATGTTATACCCTGTAAATGATGTGGCAAAATGTACAATCTTTGGCAGAATCTAAGCAATTTAAATTTCCCAAAAGCTTACGTTAGGTGGCTGGTAGGAAGACACAAATGACTTTGCGCAACTGAGCCTAGTCATATGTTGAAGTACCAAAGTGTAACAGAACTTGTTTATTGGTGTAACTTAAAACAATTTAAGATGCCTTAATAGATATGGTTAACATCCTAAGTTTTGTAATAGAGACTCATTTGTAACTGGAATCCCTGGTGCGGTctcaattaataatatttattagtATTAGCTCAACTAAAAGTAGAAGAATGACGTACATTTGGATTGCACTTGTTCCCTGAACATAGGGCACTAGTAGTTTCACTTACAGAAGATATGATCTCCGTTCTTTTGGTTCACCGTGGATCAAAATAGTCCATTGCAGAAGCGACAAATGAATACAAGTaaagagaagaaagaattttAGATCTTATGGCAGATAAGAtgaaaagttgtggttgatctATTCTATAAGCTACATTATCGTGTGATAGAAAAAATTTGTCAAATCTAAATGAGCTTTTTCTTGCGAAAGTAGGACTTCAGATAGCATAGTTGCAGAGCTGCAACTGCTAAGCATATACTAAGGGACATTATGCTTAACCATGCCACTCTAGCATTTGTTTCCTCATTATCTTCCCTCATTTCTGCTTCCCTGCGCGTGAGATACAAGAAAAAACCATGTTACTTGTGAGGTCGTAGCCAAAAGAAGGATAGAAGCATCGGTTGCACCAAGGgtgattgaaaaaaaaaatcaattagcTTTACCATAACTTATTTTGTCTGAGAACTGATGATTTATAATACACTTCCCTATTAGGTCTTCATAAATCAATACTATGAGGACAACAGCAACTATGCTCACTACAAAGAACAAAGTCAGCAGCAACTATGTTCACTACATCAGTTACCCTTGACATTTTTAAAACGGTCAGTCATTACTTGTTGCTCTCTGAATTAAGTAAAGTATCAGAGAGTTGCAAAGTTGAGTACATAATTATAAGTTATCCACTATCCTAAAGGCTCTCCACTATAGATTTCCTTTGTTGTCTTTTGGATACTGCACGAGAAAACCTGCTTCTCATCACTATTAATATGCAGACTCCTGGAAATATTAGTCATAAGTTTATGAAATGAAAGACTTGAGGCTTCAGAAACCAGCATTGGTACATACACGCATGAATGGATTATAACGCAAGAGGGAAAGGTATACGACAAAAAAAGTTAAAGGAGTTCCAACAGCAATGAAAGCAAACAGCAAACATATATAATCTGGGGTCTGGAGCACATTTGAGAAAGTTAGTTACCTATGCTTCAGGTATTCTAAATTTTCCTGAATGGCTTGCACTATCCCTTCAAGTTTCACCAACTCAAGTTCGATACCCTACAAGGGAAAAACATATGATGAAAGAATAAAACATGAGTAATTAAAAAAGAGGAGCATACACAATAACTAGTCCCTTCCAGTCTGACGATGGAGGGAGTTAGTGTGGATGGCAATTATATACTTGTGAACTTACTTCTATCTTTTCCTTCCTTGCAACAGACTCCCAATCCTTTGCACTGATTCCTGTCTTCCAGTCAACACCAATAGTCACTCCTTTAGCCCCAGGGGCACGGTTGTCCATCCAGAAGCATGCCAAGTAGTTACCAGCCTCAGTGGTTGTGAAGGCAAATTGACCATGAGTGACATTCTCTTTATGGTAAAGATTGTTTCCAAATGGTGATGTGACCTAAAAAGAATGTTGCAATGATCTAGCTCATGAAAACTGCACCATAAGTGGAAATAAGTGCAAAACAAAATTACTTTTCTCAAGGCTAATCTGAATTTTGGATCCATTTCAACAACTTATGTAGCTCATCTGGCTCCGTCATTCGAGACAATGATTTATGCAACATGGAGCACTTTTACATGAAATTTTGAAGTGCCATAACACCTAAACCGCATCAAAGACCCCCACCCCTGATTTTGGATAAGAGATCTGATTTAATCAGTAGTATAGCtctaatatattttcaaatatatcaGTGTTGAGCTATAATGTTAGCATGAAACATTTCATCCCAAGATTGACCTCAACGAAGATGAGATAATTTGTCTATACATATTGTACATAGAAATAATGTATCACTTAATGAGAGATGCAACACAAATTATTCACTATAATGTAAATTTATAATCTTTGAGAAGACAAAAAGCGTATGTCTTAAAGCTGTCACCTTAGCACAATAAGGAAATCATGTTCATTACTAGCTCAGGCTAGGGGCTCTTTGATCCTCCTTTTCACAGCTCTAGAATCCAATTACTCTATGAAACACGTGAAGCCAATTACAGAATTCCAATTACAATGAATTAAGTGGTTAAAAATCAGTGTTCATCACctatcaaaaagaagaaaaaaaactaatgTGTTGAATTCTATTTGTCATTGGACTCCAGATTGGTCGTCTCCGGTCTATTTTTCTTGACTAAAAGCTTATATGATGCATGGTCAATAGGTTTCTACAATTGAAATCGAAGTACTAGCAGATGACTAAGAACCTAAAGAGAACAACTCGTCCAAAAGTTGGTACACTACTCAAATTTCAGACGCTCGCCTTTTCACTGGTTAATTGaatctcaaaatttcaatcttttgTATGCTGTGTCTCTGAGAACATAAAAATCTGAGAAGTTAGGTGTTGCCAAAAGTGTCCATTCTGCTTTCATCCTGCTTATGAGGAACACAAGGATCCAACAAGGACAAAGGTCATGGCCGCTGTCTTCGGGTTAATTTTCCTTCATCAATGGAGGAATACTATAAAATGATAGTCACTGCGAGATTCATGTTTGACATAATCTGACCAAGTCCAAAACTCTCTTTCTTGCTTGATACACATTTGACACTCTTCGGCACATTGTGTGCAATGTCACCATTCCTCAAGCATGCATTTTATAAACATTTGTCAAGGGGCTATAGCTTAAATCATTTTCTTCTCGAAATAACAAAACCTTTTCACCAGTGGATGCATCTTGAGGCTTTTTATCAGCAGTTAACATTGCATATATGACTCCAGACGTACGATTTTGTCTGATATCATTCCCCGCTTATACTCTGTTTGGATCATTGTTCcccatcgttttataatgtattgtattgtatcgtattatatcgtatcgttttatgaatacaatgtttggatagattgtattgtttgttattgataaataatatTTTGTTGTTTGGTTTGACTGTATCGTACTGTACTGTAAATGATACgtttactaaaataccctcaattgtttaaatattaaatttatcaaaaaaatatgcataaaaataattttaaagaacaaaacagaagaaGGCAAAACCACCTTAAGAAAACAGAACAAAGGAGTGAGACAGAAGAAGGCAAAACAAAGGAGCACAACTAATTAGAATTGAGTTAAAAGCAAATTaggagaaaaaataaaacagaaggcGGCAAAACACCTTTAACGTTGGCGGCAGAGTTCTGGAAAAAAATAAAGTAGGTTATAGgttggagatttggagttaaaatagCAAAAAAAGCTAAAGGATAAAATAGAATTGTGGACACCACACCAAATCGATTGTTTAAAAAAAGAGGGACTTTTCATTGTTCCGGAACAAtggatttaacaatacaatacaaccaattttaatgaaacaatcaaaacaaacattattttgggataacaatacaatacgatacaatggggaacaaccatccaaacaaactGTTAGTCAATATCCCAAAAGAAGGTGGAAATTTTCCTTCTAGGCAGAATTCTAAAATCTGCTATAATTCTAATtaacataaaacaaataatactACCTCCATCCCATTTTATGTTATGAGGTTCAAAGTACAATGGTCAAAGCCCCTAATTTTCGATGTAAATTCGGACATAGATTTTTcaagttttttgaaataaaatatataaatttaaaaactGCATAAAAGTACTATAAGAATCAACAgtcaataattcaaaatattgAAATCTGTCTATAAAATAGTAGACAAATAAAAAACTgctctctccgtttcaatttaaatgacacaCTTTCTTTATTaatctgttccaaaaagaatgacacatatttaaaaaaaaattaactacaaacttttcattttacccaatttacccttaatgagaagcttttatagtcacacaaatatcatggcccCATAAAGCGACTACATGTTTCAcaagtcttcttttttttcttaaactttgtgccaaACCAATCTATATCATCTAATTGAAATGGATGGAGTATTAGACTCCCCAAATAGTAATAGTGTCACATAAAATGGGACAAGAGGGAGTATTTGTATAATTTTAAACTTGATATAGATTTAACACTCTTTTTGCAGCTACCAACTATAATCTGAATAAATCCATTGAAACTCAAGTACATTAACTCATTCAAACTAATTTCTCTTAATCTCTGAGAAAAAGTATAAAAACTAAGACAATCATTATGGGATAGAAGGAGTGTTAAGCACTAACTTCACACAACACATACACCAGCTAGGGTTGATGTGCACGGCATAGACATGTTTCTGTATGCATTTAATTAGATTATATCTTAGACACATGCATACACAATCTTAAAGTCATACACATGCATGCTGTTCAGTTTTTAACATGTTGGtgtgacgacccgataggtcgttttaTGTACAAGCCTTTATTTCTGTATTCTGAGACCTCTCATAGCTTCATtttatgatttatgacttgcgtatgTGGTGCGTGTCAATATTCGGAAAGCTTTTAACTGGAATTTTGAAGCAAacgtgatttttgacttaaaagGAGGCTAGAGTTAACCAACGTTTTTTGGTAAAGGACCTCGAATCGGTATTTTAATAATTACGGTaggtctgtatgatgtttttggacttttaCGCATGTTCAACTGGGATCTTGAGTGACCCGAGGGCGTTACTGCGCgttatgtgaaagattgtaaaATTTGGTTTTAAACTTGAAATCCTTGAGCTTTGATGATTGattcttgatatttgatgttgttttgatgatttgagtgaGCAagcaagtttatatgatgttattacacttgtgtgcatgtttggattggagcccgcggggctcggatgagtttcgggtgcattggggactgatttggaacAACTGATGCATAGTTGTTATTGGTGTAAACTTGCAGGTCTCGTAATTGCGAAGAcgtgatcgcaattgcgagcctggcatcgcaaatgcgaatatgGGCTGGGGGCTGGAACTTCGCATTGTGAAGTAAAGTTCACTTTTGCGAACTGAGttgtgatcgcatttgcgatcttagtgtcgcatttgcgacacagtgCATAGTAAGAACAACTTTGCATTTGCAAAGCACTACTCGCATTTGcaatgaggggggggggggggctattcgcaaatgcgaagattatgtcgcatttgcgacttacgCATGTATGTGACATCGATCGCATTTACGATCagttgttcgcatttgcggacatcagttcgcatttgcggacatcagttcgcaattgcgacatctgcagctggttaAAAGTTGGAAAAATCGGGACTTAACTCATTTTACATCATTTCTCAACCCTAGACTCCGTTGAGGCAATTTCTTGAGAgttttttcttcctaaattcattggtaagcaactctaATTCATTTTCCATCAATTCCCATTACTTTTCCATGAATTCttcatcaaatctatgaactttaaggtagaaattaagggttttgggtagaacttaggaattttataaaattgagatttagacctcaaattgatgtcggattttgaaacaaattatataaccgggctcgggggtgaatgggtaatcgagattTTGTCCGAATGTCGGATTTCGACCAAGCAAGCCcatggttgacttttgttgacttttccatatatgatcaaaattgaacttttttcatttgtgggtagtttTTAAAGCTTGTTTTGCATTGTTTGagctatatttggctagattcggttgGCTTGGAGGATTATTGTAAAGGAAAAGCCGTGGTTGATTATTGATTCAATTCCGGAAGGAGGTAAGTATCGTGTTTAACTTTGACTTGATAGAATTAGGACTTATTTGTTCTCTTTGCTACGTGAATTATATGTGGGAATggtgtataggcaaggtgacgagtgtatatgtgcTGTCATGGGCTAAAGCATGCGGGGTGGGCTATTTACCTTTATGTCATCATTTATTGCATGGTATGTCTCGTTACATGCCTTGATTGCTACATGTCATTACTTGTTATTTATGCTTTACTTGTTACCTGTCATTTAATTGTTACTTGTTCCTGTTTATTTATTCCTTGGTCAATATCTGCTCTCGCCTACATTTATTGAACACCTTCACTATTTCATGCCTTACTTGCCTTTATTGCCTTTACCTTACTTGTTGCACTTTATTAAGTATATCCGACTGTGTGAGCCCTTGGCTATTCTTGCGTTAATGACTTGTCGAGGTTCGTGTTAGCTTACGATGTGAGGCTACTTTATGAATTTGAGTTGTTGGTTGTTCTCTGTTTGTACTCGTAGTTCATTGGTGATTTATACGCTTGGGTTTCCTTTTTATGCTGAGATTACGGATTTGTTGTATTAAGCTGTTATGATAATGAAACGATATTGggaacgggttgcatgccgcaacagaataGAAATGATATGataatgggatcaggttgcacgccacaacagatattgatatgatattgggatcgagttgcatgccgcaatacaTATTGAAAGAGTATAGGGATCGGGTTGCGAGCTGCAACAAAAATGATGTGTTCTAACTGTTTGTAGCTGTGACATTCTATTTTCTGGATTGAGATATGATGTTACCGGATGATGTTATTCTGGGGCCCTCTGTTAGGTTGATCTTCGGGTCCCATTCTTGGAAGTGTATCTGTTTCCTctatatttttgttgtttatttattattCGAACAAGTTTATAGTGAGTGacttgtcatagcctcatcacaactttgtcgaggttaggctcgtcaCTTACGAAGTATAgaggatcggttgtactcatactacacttttgcacttcttgtgtGGATCCCAGTGTTGGTCCTGGCAGCGAATAGAGGAGATTGCTCGGACCAGATCTATcccggagacttgaggtacagctgcaTGGTGTTCGGAGTCCCTATGGTCCTCTTCATTATCTTGTTTTACTGTTTATCTTGTTTCGAACAATTGTATTTCATTTCAGACtatatttgtagtattctagtcgctcatgtacttgtgactccggaTTTCTGGGATTAGTACAGACAGTGTTACTCATGGATTTATTATATGTATTCAGAGTATTTCAGTgttaaattattaatattttgctTTCGAAATTGTTAAGTTGATAAATTCTTTAACTAATGtctgttaggcgccatcacagtcccatggttagaattttgggtcgtgacagttggacATGTAACTTTTTAGTATCCATACTACAATTATATATGTTTGTATGTCAGTAGAATGCATTGAAGTTCATTCATATGCATAAAAATTTACATATCAGCTATTAATCACCATCAtgacaccaaaaaaaaaaaagatccctCCATCCTATTGTATGTAACACTCTTTGGCTAcatggaaataaagaaaataatttcacgTCGTTATTGTATAGATTAGTGGTGGAAGAAACTGCTATTAAAAAGACTGTTTGGTGGCTTGAATAGCTAAATGACTGTTAAAAGTTCACATTAAGATTTACATTTGACTAGCTAAATGACTTTAAGCTCCAGAAATTTGTGAAAATTGTATGGAGAATTATTACTATTGGAGCAATGTGTGAAATtatggaattatcaaaataaaaagagtttACATAAATTGGACATATAAGAAATGGATAAATTTAAAAAACAGTTTGAATACAAGGATCATTTTGTGATACAAGAATATAAGTCATACAGACATCATTATACACTACTAAATACATCTAAGCATCTATCACACCATCGGTTGACAAGCCCATTACCATGTGAACAGTATGAAGTTCAGCAAAAGAATATCAATTAAGGCACTGGACCACTTGATTATTTTATTCCAAGCCTCATAGGTAGCTCAGCAATGAAACAGTAgctgtgatttttcattttgtaatAGATCTCTAGTGTTAATCACAAAGCAATCCATCCCTCTCTTTCTGACTAGCTCCTCAAATTCTTAACATCTCCTTTTGAAGGCAAATCTTTCTTTAGTTCTATTATTGAATCCATGAAAAATGTCGGATGATTTGATTTAGGATTGACGAGAAAGCATTTATGCTTAAAGAGGCACTAGCCACTAGGTACAGGACTATTTGACTGAAGGGGTGTTGGATAGGTGAGGCTGCTAAAAGTAGAGCTATAATGCAAGAAAAGTAATAGAGGTTTTTCAGAATTTCAAAACATACAAGCATGATCTTCCCCAAGGAAACCAACTTGCAACCTTGTCTTTAGATAAGGCAATCGGAGTAAGCGATCATACTAAGCGAAAATACTGATGATCTTTTTTTCTAGAATAAACTTGACTAAGTCTTCACGATAATACGTAGTTGAGGAAATAGTACAACTTAGTATATGATTTCACCCAACCATGAGCTATGTTGCTCGGATCTCAAAAATTACAGGAGGATCCAACACACACCAGGGCGGCATTTTTGAAGGATCTGAACAACATAGACCATGAGAGAACCAAGTGCCTTCCACCCATAAGGATCTATAGAATGCATAAGGCCATGCTCTAAAATGACACCACACAATGCTCTATAGTTTAAAAACACAACAAGCTCTCGCCaataataaatactaaacaaAGCATTGGAGAGTCGAAGGATAAACTTACTTTGTTAGTGTCTATCTTAGAAGATGAGACCTCGCTAATTTCGTTACTTTATTGATGTGGTTTAATATCTATTCGtctattccaatttatgtgatacAGATTGACTTTTTTGCGGTCAAACTCTTCTTGATGTTTCTATAGCTTGAACAGAAAAATAGCTCCCAATGTGAAATTTAACAACATTTTATTTCTTCTATAATCTTAGATTAACTGTATCAAGTTGACATGGAAGATCAAAATTACGAGATTTGAAAGTCCAACGTGTGCTTAGTCTTTTGCAATCAAAGCTCAATATGTGATACTAGCATTTTCTATCCTAGTTTAATAAGTAGCTGCAGGAAACTCAAATTAAGAGATTTTAAATCCAACTAGCACAGTTAAAGTTGCTCAATTGGATCCAAATTACATCCTACAGCTACTATATACATCATAGTATCAGAAATGTCTCTACGTCAAAATCTTCTTAGCATAAATCAGTTAAAATTAGAGAACTGATGATAAATTCTGCGGTGCTTTACCTTGACGGAGATGGTGGGGACAACATTAGCTTGCGCGTGCTCTTCGTCGCCGATTACATTGTAATCAGCCAAAACGACGACGTTTGAATGGATTTCCTCAGATACACACTTAGTCCCCGAGCTCGGCACTTCCATCCATATCGCCTCTGCAGTGGGCGCCACCGCCAGCACCGCCGTAGTCGTCAACAACAGTAACACCACAAATTCAGTCAACTCCATATTTTGTTTCTGCTAATGGAAtctgagatgagattttcagattTCAGATTTGTTCTTATTTTCAG is a genomic window of Nicotiana tabacum cultivar K326 chromosome 16, ASM71507v2, whole genome shotgun sequence containing:
- the LOC107797752 gene encoding transmembrane emp24 domain-containing protein p24delta3-like, which codes for MELTEFVVLLLLTTTAVLAVAPTAEAIWMEVPSSGTKCVSEEIHSNVVVLADYNVIGDEEHAQANVVPTISVKVTSPFGNNLYHKENVTHGQFAFTTTEAGNYLACFWMDNRAPGAKGVTIGVDWKTGISAKDWESVARKEKIEGIELELVKLEGIVQAIQENLEYLKHREAEMREDNEETNARVAWLSIMSLSICLAVAALQLCYLKSYFRKKKLI